A single genomic interval of Hydractinia symbiolongicarpus strain clone_291-10 chromosome 8, HSymV2.1, whole genome shotgun sequence harbors:
- the LOC130654243 gene encoding nucleoside diphosphate-linked moiety X motif 6-like produces MIAVCAKSFSSLAGNFKKIKITLLCGGGAVFYKRHFSAVNTNFTEHLTRFNGVYVTVQDQEQDATTFKDDLQSALKRWKNDQRSSVLLQVPISQSHLIRVASQNGFIYHHARNNIAVLSLWLVENTDSKIPLFANHQVGVAGACFNSDKNELLVVRDKGRYSNWWKFPGGFSDLGEFVGETAVREVYEETGIEAEFKSVLSLRQMHDTIHGQSDFYFICRLQPLSFLINPCPDEIDACEWMSVDKLSKMNDATPFVKLVCKLILKGSEQGFEHVDITNNTLQHWIFKKKQMSLYHRPLI; encoded by the exons ATGATAGCAGTTTGTGCTAAATCTTTTTCTTCGCTAGCtggaaattttaagaaaattaagaTAACTTTGTTATGTGGAGGAGGAGCAGTGTTTTATAAAAGACATTTTTCTGCAGTGAACACTAACTTTACAGAACATTTAACAAGATTTAATGGGGTTTATGTGACTGTTCAAGATCAAGAACAAGATGCTACCACTTTTAAAGACGATTTACAAA GTGCGTTAAAACGATGGAAGAATGATCAACGAAGCAGTGTACTACTTCAGGTTCCAATATCACAAAGTCATCTAATAAGGGTAGCATCCCAAAATGGATTTATATATCATCATGCACGAAATAATATAGCAGTTCTGAGTTTATGGTTGGTCGAAAACACAGATTCAAAGATTCCATTGTTTGCCAATCATCAGGTGGGCGTGGCAG GTGCTTGCTTCAATAGCGACAAGAACGAATTGTTAGTAGTTCGTGATAAGGGAAGA TATTCAAATTGGTGGAAATTTCCCGGCGGTTTTTCTGACCTAGGAGAATTTGTTG GTGAAACTGCTGTGAGAGAAGTTTACGAAGAGACTGGTATCGAAGCTG AGTTCAAATCGGTTCTCAGTTTGCGACAAATGCACGACACAATCCATGGACAGTCGGATTTTTACTTCATATGTCGTTTGCAGCCATTATCATTTTTAATCAATCCTTGTCCAGATGAAATAGACGCGTGTGAGTGGATGAGCGTAGACAAACTTTCTAAAATGAATGACGCAACTCCGTTCGTGAAGTTAGTATGTAAGTTAATTTTAAAAGGAAGTGAACAAGGATTCGAACATGTGGACATTACAAATAATACTTTACAACATtggatatttaaaaagaaacaaatgtctctCTATCATCGACCATTGATAtga
- the LOC130654242 gene encoding protein FAM114A2-like yields MSDSESEEDFVSADEGEDDDNKKDACKKQEEKMKVKNVKKVESDEKIESKNEEATNNINDKTTIIRNNEIIQSESDNEEENTDKEIDSLASDLKHTNVKKTSLPCKNIEKFDQQDVPNQSANLSDDHEHSEHHENTLMVDGEKNKCTEGENEVNHKNILKDNNHESDISEVKSGDVINKDNKDFNDGELKITPELNTGDANESPAESSFVIKVEKAIEASEMEKPIEPSSTEKVAATPIVEKALKASDTKKNVETPNPEKIMDISSTKEVEESLKVRRVTETPNAEKVVKTTDDSVVEDVTENESNGNQSVNNQPQISSSGNNTTGQEDWGWDSWADDFISQTANKVSSLLETVEHQLGIPDPKEVAQALRKDEVESQSKEGEKQADKLDNVSDSSAGNQAAGASSWFSSFVPVSTLSNLVQSTGQDLVSGSIDALEFLGKKTVNILSEGDPGLRSKRDQLLGKKSTLSSVLQEAKNKSEQVDCKSSMKRGDNPTNFNDMFEKVQGVAHSEALEMLSKECDMKLERILNAQSDAAKDESIEILTAIKEKMELDVELDESKDVNFKKELYLQSKKLQLKVTCSKLLNTWSKLQEKTNFSETINVHDCYENAVMTLAEFTSRCIEYYRKVADMLLMTDMEAKKLAEERASTLKNITQLYQIEVTSLGNSYANHLAENNKESASRIITDIYLEVSNCVSLLHDSHGLLSPILKLSAIK; encoded by the exons ATGTCTGATAGTGAAAGTGAAGAAGATTTTGTTAGTGCTGATGAGGGTGAAGATGATGACAATAAAAAGGATGCTTGTAAGAAGcaagaagaaaaaatgaaagtgaaaaatgtaaaaaaagttgaaagtgatgaaaagataGAGTCAAAGAATGAGGAAGCAACTAATAACATTAATGATAAAACAACCATTATTAGAAATAATGAAATTATTCAATCTGAGAGTGATAACGAAGAAGAAAACACTGACAAAGAAATAGACTCCTTGGCCAGTGACTTAAAACATACGAATGTTAAAAAAACCTCTTTGCCATGTAAGAATATTGAAAAATTTGATCAGCAGGATGTACCTAATCAATCAGCAAATTTGTCAGATGATCACGAACATTCTGAACATCATGAGAACACACTGATGGTTGatggagaaaaaaataaatgcacAGAAGGTGAAAATGAAGTaaaccataaaaatatattaaaagatAATAACCATGAAAGTGATATCAGTGAGGTTAAATCTGGTGATGTCATTAATAAAGACAACAAAGATTTCAATGACGGAGAATTAAAAATTACACCTGAATTAAACACCGGTGATGCAAATGAAAG tcCTGCAGAGAGCTCATTTGTCATTAAAGTCGAGAAAGCAATTGAAGCTTCAGAAATGGAGAAACCTATTGAACCATCTAGCACTGAAAAGGTTGCAGCAACACCTATTGTCGAAAAGGCTTTGAAAGCTTCTGACactaaaaaaaatgtagaaacACCAAATCCTGAAAAGATTATGGATATATCTAGCACTAAAGAAGTTGAAGAATCCCTCAAAGTTAGAAGGGTTACGGAAACACCTAATGCTGAAAAAGTTGTGAAAACAACCGATGACTCCGTTGTTGaagacgtcacagaaaatgaaTCAAATGGCAATCAGAGTGTTAACAATCAACCACAGATTTCCTCCAGTGGCAACAACACCACAGGTCAAGAAGACTGGGGATGGGACTCATGGGCTGATGATTTTATATCCCAAACTGCAAACAAAGTTTCATCCCTACTGGAAACTGTGGAACACCAATTAGGCATACCTGATCCCAAGGAAGTTGCACAAGCTTTAAGAAAAGATGAGGTGGAAAGTCAAAGCAAGGAGGGTGAGAAACAGGCTGACAAACTTGACAATGTTTCGGATAGTTCTGCTGGAAACCAGGCTGCAG GTGCATCATCTTGGTTCTCCAGTTTTGTCCCAGTATCAACATTATCAAATCTTGTTCAATCCACTGGCCAAGATCTTGTCTCTGGTAGCATCGATGCATTAGAATTTCTTGGCAAAAAAACTGTAAACATTTTGTCTGAAGGAGATCCAGGTCTACGCAGCAAACGTGACCAGTTGCTTGGAAAGAAATCAACGTTATCATCTGTGCTACAAGAAGCTAAAAATAAATCTGAACAAGTGGATTGCAAAAGTTCTATGAAAAGGGGAGATAACCCAACAAATTTTAATGACATGTTTGAAAAAGTACAAGGAGTTGCACATTCTGAGGCATTGGAAATGTTATCTAAGGAATGTGATATGAAACTGGAGAGAATTTTAAATGCCCAATCTGATGCTGCGAAAGATGAAAGCATCGAAATATTGACTGCCATAAAAGAAAAGATGGAACTTGATGTTGAACTTGACGAATCAAAagatgtaaattttaaaaaggaacTTTATCTCCAGTCAAAGAAACTGCAATTAAAAGTAACATGTTCAAAACTGTTAAACACTTGGTCaaaacttcaagaaaaaacaaacttttcagAAACTATTAATGTTCATGATTGTTATGAAAATGCTGTGATGACGTTAGCTGAATTTACATCGAGATGTATCGAATATTACAGAAAGGTTGCAGACATGCTCCTTATGACGGACATGGAGGCGAAAAAATTAGCGGAAGAGAGAGCatcaacattaaaaaatatcacCCAACTCTACCAAATAGAAGTCACATCTTTGGGCAACAGTTACGCTAACCATTTAGctgaaaataacaaagaaaGTGCTTCCCGTATAATAACAGATATTTACCTGGAAGTTTCGAACTGTGTGTCGCTGCTACATGACTCACATGGTTTATTAAGTCCAATATTAAAATTATCAGCTATTAAGTAA